From Nguyenibacter vanlangensis, one genomic window encodes:
- a CDS encoding MFS transporter, whose product MSARSLSARAMRALPYVVAATFFMEYLDSTIIATALPAMARSFHVGPNALSLGMTAYMLTLAVFIPISGWAADRFGSRSVFAGAVTVFTASSVLCGVAGSVDAFIAARVLQGLGGAMMVPVGRFIVVRNTETGRMIRAISTITWPAVAAPVVGPTVGGMIVTFASWHWIFLINLPLGLAVLGVIFAIVPQQFGARRPMDWGGFVMGGAALTAILLGTELASDSHAGLALAGALVAGGLALGTASLRHAARQAHPLLDFRLMRHPTFAVTVLAGSLSRLTIDAVPYLVPLMLQVGFGLTAFHAGTLMLAFALGNLGMKAFTTRILERFGFRATAVVNATLGVLFVLLAGAMVPATPAAVLLLVLLGCGVTRSMQYTLLATLGYADIGDTEKGAASTLLSVNQQACIGLAVAFGALMLRLAAALRGGQPTDGAFVPADFHYAFMIVAVPLALSIPRYLRMDRAAGAALRAAS is encoded by the coding sequence ATGTCCGCCCGATCCCTCTCCGCCCGCGCGATGCGGGCGCTGCCCTATGTCGTCGCCGCCACATTTTTCATGGAATATCTGGATTCGACGATCATCGCGACGGCGCTGCCGGCGATGGCGCGGTCGTTCCATGTGGGGCCGAACGCGCTGAGCCTGGGCATGACGGCCTATATGCTGACGCTGGCGGTGTTTATTCCGATCAGCGGCTGGGCGGCGGACCGGTTCGGCTCGCGCAGCGTGTTCGCCGGCGCGGTGACGGTCTTTACCGCGTCGTCGGTGCTGTGCGGGGTGGCGGGCAGTGTCGATGCGTTTATCGCGGCCCGGGTGCTGCAGGGGCTGGGCGGGGCGATGATGGTGCCGGTCGGGCGCTTTATCGTGGTGCGCAATACCGAGACCGGCCGGATGATAAGGGCGATTTCGACCATCACCTGGCCCGCCGTCGCCGCCCCCGTGGTGGGGCCGACGGTGGGCGGGATGATCGTGACCTTCGCGAGCTGGCACTGGATCTTCCTGATCAACCTGCCGCTGGGCCTGGCGGTGCTGGGCGTGATCTTCGCCATCGTGCCGCAGCAGTTCGGCGCGCGGCGGCCGATGGATTGGGGCGGGTTCGTGATGGGTGGGGCGGCGCTGACCGCGATCCTGCTGGGGACCGAGCTGGCCAGCGACAGCCATGCCGGCCTGGCGCTGGCCGGGGCGCTGGTCGCGGGCGGGCTGGCGCTGGGGACCGCCAGCCTGCGCCATGCGGCGCGGCAGGCGCATCCGCTGCTGGATTTCCGGCTGATGCGGCATCCGACCTTTGCCGTCACGGTGCTGGCCGGGAGCCTGAGCCGCCTGACCATCGACGCCGTTCCCTATCTGGTGCCGCTGATGCTGCAGGTGGGATTCGGGCTGACGGCGTTTCATGCCGGGACGCTGATGCTGGCCTTCGCGCTGGGCAACCTGGGCATGAAGGCCTTTACCACGCGCATCCTGGAGCGGTTCGGCTTTCGCGCCACCGCGGTGGTGAACGCGACGCTGGGCGTGCTGTTCGTGCTGCTGGCCGGGGCGATGGTGCCGGCGACGCCGGCGGCCGTGCTGCTGCTGGTGCTGCTGGGCTGCGGGGTGACGCGGTCGATGCAGTACACGCTGCTGGCGACCCTGGGCTATGCCGATATCGGCGACACGGAGAAAGGGGCGGCCAGCACGCTGCTGAGCGTGAACCAGCAGGCCTGCATCGGGCTGGCGGTCGCGTTCGGGGCGCTGATGCTGCGCCTGGCGGCGGCGCTGCGGGGAGGGCAACCAACGGACGGGGCCTTCGTGCCCGCGGATTTCCATTATGCGTTCATGATCGTGGCGGTGCCGCTGGCGCTGTCGATTCCGCGTTACCTGCGCATGGACCGTGCGGCCGGCGCGGCGTTGCGCGCGGCGTCCTGA
- a CDS encoding sugar ABC transporter substrate-binding protein, with the protein MANRIKLPAPGGVGRRGVVQAAALGVSLGASLAASQAVLGVRPARAALPAHPRFRLVFVNHVTTNPFFTATQYGIQDAAELVGADTQWTGSENSIAAEMISAINAAIAAKASAIAVSLVDPHAFNEPVARALAAGIPVFAYNADAPAGSGNKRLAYIGQDLFKAGQMMGQRILDLVPGGRVALLIATPGQLNIQPRIDGAQDVLRKSGRSYQIDIVATGATVNEELSKVKAYYLGHQDVKGLFSVDGGTTQCVAETMEQYGLAAKGVRGGGFDLLPRTLHLIDAGHLDFTIDQQPYLQGFYTVMEMYAYLVSGGLVGPAEINTGLKFVTKGTVAPYLATKTRYEGSSSAAQLIARSGAIQS; encoded by the coding sequence ATGGCAAACAGGATCAAACTACCGGCGCCGGGTGGCGTCGGCCGGCGCGGCGTCGTGCAGGCGGCGGCGCTTGGCGTATCCCTGGGCGCGTCCCTGGCCGCGTCGCAGGCGGTGCTGGGCGTGCGGCCCGCGCGGGCGGCGCTGCCGGCGCATCCGCGTTTTCGGCTGGTGTTCGTCAATCATGTGACGACCAATCCGTTCTTTACCGCGACGCAGTACGGCATCCAGGACGCGGCCGAGCTGGTGGGCGCGGACACGCAATGGACGGGATCGGAGAACAGCATCGCGGCGGAGATGATCAGCGCGATCAATGCCGCGATCGCCGCGAAAGCCAGCGCCATCGCCGTGAGCCTGGTCGATCCGCATGCCTTCAACGAGCCGGTCGCGCGGGCGCTGGCGGCGGGGATTCCGGTCTTCGCCTATAATGCCGACGCGCCGGCCGGGTCGGGCAACAAGCGGCTGGCCTATATCGGGCAGGACCTGTTCAAGGCCGGGCAGATGATGGGCCAGCGCATCCTGGACCTGGTGCCGGGGGGACGGGTCGCGCTGCTGATCGCGACGCCGGGGCAGTTGAACATCCAGCCGCGCATCGACGGCGCGCAGGACGTGCTGCGCAAGAGCGGGCGGTCCTATCAGATCGACATCGTCGCCACCGGGGCGACGGTGAACGAGGAATTGTCCAAGGTCAAAGCCTATTACCTGGGCCATCAGGACGTCAAAGGCCTGTTTTCGGTCGATGGCGGTACCACGCAATGCGTGGCCGAGACGATGGAACAGTACGGGCTGGCGGCGAAGGGCGTGCGGGGCGGCGGGTTCGACCTGCTGCCGCGCACATTGCACCTGATCGATGCCGGGCACCTGGATTTCACCATCGACCAGCAGCCCTATCTGCAGGGTTTCTACACCGTGATGGAAATGTACGCCTATCTGGTCTCGGGCGGGCTGGTGGGGCCGGCGGAGATCAATACCGGCCTGAAATTCGTGACCAAGGGGACTGTCGCGCCCTATCTGGCGACCAAGACCCGCTACGA